A DNA window from Vigna angularis cultivar LongXiaoDou No.4 chromosome 1, ASM1680809v1, whole genome shotgun sequence contains the following coding sequences:
- the LOC108323187 gene encoding E3 ubiquitin-protein ligase AIRP2 isoform X3, which produces MYVASMRKSFKDSLKVLEADIQHANTLASDFPREYDGACLQMRMSYSPAAHLFLFLVQWTDCHLAGALGLLRILIYKVYVDGTTTMSTHERKASIREFYAVIYPSLLQLQKGITDTEDKKQKAVCMERYRRRDDEDYRQSSDIDIEREDECGICMDMNTKIVLPNCNHAMCLKCYREWYFIQQIISVQLHGTVHMKANYITIMPILP; this is translated from the exons ATGTACGTAGCTTCCATGCGTAAGTCTTTCAAGGACTCCTTGAAAGTCCTTGAAGCTGACATCCAGCACGCCAACACCCT GGCGTCAGATTTTCCAAGGGAATATGATGGTGCGTGCCTTCAGATGAGAATGTCATACAGTCCGGCAGCGCACTTGTTTCTTTTTCTGGTGCAATGGACAGATTGTCATCTTGCTGGAGCCCTTGGACTGTTAAGAATCCTAATTTACAAG GTCTATGTGGATGGGACAACCACCATGTCTACACATGAAAGAAAAGCAAGTATTAGAGAATTCTATG CGGTCATTTATCCCTCTTTATTGCAACTTCAGAAAGGTATCACTGACACTGAGGATAAGAAGCAAAAGGCTGTATGCATGGAGAGGTATCGCAGAAGAGATGATGAGGATTATAGACAGTCTTCGGACATAGACATTGAAAGAGAAGATGAATGTGGAATATGCATGGACATGAATACTAAGATTGTGTTACCCAACTGCAACCATGCCATGTGCCTGAAATGTTACCGAGAATGGTACTTCATCCAACAAATAATCTCt GTGCAATTACACGGCACTGTGCATATGAAG GCGAACTATATCACAATCATGCCCATTTTGCCGTGA
- the LOC108323187 gene encoding E3 ubiquitin-protein ligase AIRP2 isoform X7 has protein sequence MYVASMRKSFKDSLKVLEADIQHANTLASDFPREYDGACLQMRMSYSPAAHLFLFLVQWTDCHLAGALGLLRILIYKVYVDGTTTMSTHERKASIREFYAVIYPSLLQLQKGITDTEDKKQKAVCMERYRRRDDEDYRQSSDIDIEREDECGICMDMNTKIVLPNCNHAMCLKCYRE, from the exons ATGTACGTAGCTTCCATGCGTAAGTCTTTCAAGGACTCCTTGAAAGTCCTTGAAGCTGACATCCAGCACGCCAACACCCT GGCGTCAGATTTTCCAAGGGAATATGATGGTGCGTGCCTTCAGATGAGAATGTCATACAGTCCGGCAGCGCACTTGTTTCTTTTTCTGGTGCAATGGACAGATTGTCATCTTGCTGGAGCCCTTGGACTGTTAAGAATCCTAATTTACAAG GTCTATGTGGATGGGACAACCACCATGTCTACACATGAAAGAAAAGCAAGTATTAGAGAATTCTATG CGGTCATTTATCCCTCTTTATTGCAACTTCAGAAAGGTATCACTGACACTGAGGATAAGAAGCAAAAGGCTGTATGCATGGAGAGGTATCGCAGAAGAGATGATGAGGATTATAGACAGTCTTCGGACATAGACATTGAAAGAGAAGATGAATGTGGAATATGCATGGACATGAATACTAAGATTGTGTTACCCAACTGCAACCATGCCATGTGCCTGAAATGTTACCGAGAATG A
- the LOC108323187 gene encoding E3 ubiquitin-protein ligase AIRP2 isoform X2 — protein MYVASMRKSFKDSLKVLEADIQHANTLASDFPREYDGACLQMRMSYSPAAHLFLFLVQWTDCHLAGALGLLRILIYKVYVDGTTTMSTHERKASIREFYAVIYPSLLQLQKGITDTEDKKQKAVCMERYRRRDDEDYRQSSDIDIEREDECGICMDMNTKIVLPNCNHAMCLKCYREWRTISQSCPFCRDSLKRVNSGDLWVFTDRRDVVDMATVTRENLRRLFI, from the exons ATGTACGTAGCTTCCATGCGTAAGTCTTTCAAGGACTCCTTGAAAGTCCTTGAAGCTGACATCCAGCACGCCAACACCCT GGCGTCAGATTTTCCAAGGGAATATGATGGTGCGTGCCTTCAGATGAGAATGTCATACAGTCCGGCAGCGCACTTGTTTCTTTTTCTGGTGCAATGGACAGATTGTCATCTTGCTGGAGCCCTTGGACTGTTAAGAATCCTAATTTACAAG GTCTATGTGGATGGGACAACCACCATGTCTACACATGAAAGAAAAGCAAGTATTAGAGAATTCTATG CGGTCATTTATCCCTCTTTATTGCAACTTCAGAAAGGTATCACTGACACTGAGGATAAGAAGCAAAAGGCTGTATGCATGGAGAGGTATCGCAGAAGAGATGATGAGGATTATAGACAGTCTTCGGACATAGACATTGAAAGAGAAGATGAATGTGGAATATGCATGGACATGAATACTAAGATTGTGTTACCCAACTGCAACCATGCCATGTGCCTGAAATGTTACCGAGAATG GCGAACTATATCACAATCATGCCCATTTTGCCGTGACAGTCTGAAGAGAGTGAACTCAGGTGATCTGTGGGTATTCACTGATAGGAGGGATGTGGTAGACATGGCAACAGTGACAAGGGAGAATCTGAGAAGGCTTTTCAT TTGA
- the LOC108323187 gene encoding E3 ubiquitin-protein ligase AIRP2 isoform X6: MYVASMRKSFKDSLKVLEADIQHANTLASDFPREYDGACLQMRMSYSPAAHLFLFLVQWTDCHLAGALGLLRILIYKVYVDGTTTMSTHERKASIREFYAVIYPSLLQLQKGITDTEDKKQKAVCMERYRRRDDEDYRQSSDIDIEREDECGICMDMNTKIVLPNCNHAMCLKCYREWCNYTALCI, translated from the exons ATGTACGTAGCTTCCATGCGTAAGTCTTTCAAGGACTCCTTGAAAGTCCTTGAAGCTGACATCCAGCACGCCAACACCCT GGCGTCAGATTTTCCAAGGGAATATGATGGTGCGTGCCTTCAGATGAGAATGTCATACAGTCCGGCAGCGCACTTGTTTCTTTTTCTGGTGCAATGGACAGATTGTCATCTTGCTGGAGCCCTTGGACTGTTAAGAATCCTAATTTACAAG GTCTATGTGGATGGGACAACCACCATGTCTACACATGAAAGAAAAGCAAGTATTAGAGAATTCTATG CGGTCATTTATCCCTCTTTATTGCAACTTCAGAAAGGTATCACTGACACTGAGGATAAGAAGCAAAAGGCTGTATGCATGGAGAGGTATCGCAGAAGAGATGATGAGGATTATAGACAGTCTTCGGACATAGACATTGAAAGAGAAGATGAATGTGGAATATGCATGGACATGAATACTAAGATTGTGTTACCCAACTGCAACCATGCCATGTGCCTGAAATGTTACCGAGAATG GTGCAATTACACGGCACTGTGCATATGA
- the LOC108323187 gene encoding E3 ubiquitin-protein ligase AIRP2 isoform X5, with product MYVASMRKSFKDSLKVLEADIQHANTLASDFPREYDGACLQMRMSYSPAAHLFLFLVQWTDCHLAGALGLLRILIYKVYVDGTTTMSTHERKASIREFYAVIYPSLLQLQKGITDTEDKKQKAVCMERYRRRDDEDYRQSSDIDIEREDECGICMDMNTKIVLPNCNHAMCLKCYREWYFIQQIISIF from the exons ATGTACGTAGCTTCCATGCGTAAGTCTTTCAAGGACTCCTTGAAAGTCCTTGAAGCTGACATCCAGCACGCCAACACCCT GGCGTCAGATTTTCCAAGGGAATATGATGGTGCGTGCCTTCAGATGAGAATGTCATACAGTCCGGCAGCGCACTTGTTTCTTTTTCTGGTGCAATGGACAGATTGTCATCTTGCTGGAGCCCTTGGACTGTTAAGAATCCTAATTTACAAG GTCTATGTGGATGGGACAACCACCATGTCTACACATGAAAGAAAAGCAAGTATTAGAGAATTCTATG CGGTCATTTATCCCTCTTTATTGCAACTTCAGAAAGGTATCACTGACACTGAGGATAAGAAGCAAAAGGCTGTATGCATGGAGAGGTATCGCAGAAGAGATGATGAGGATTATAGACAGTCTTCGGACATAGACATTGAAAGAGAAGATGAATGTGGAATATGCATGGACATGAATACTAAGATTGTGTTACCCAACTGCAACCATGCCATGTGCCTGAAATGTTACCGAGAATGGTACTTCATCCAACAAATAATCTCt ATTTTCTGA
- the LOC108323187 gene encoding E3 ubiquitin-protein ligase AIRP2 isoform X1: protein MYVASMRKSFKDSLKVLEADIQHANTLASDFPREYDGACLQMRMSYSPAAHLFLFLVQWTDCHLAGALGLLRILIYKVYVDGTTTMSTHERKASIREFYAVIYPSLLQLQKGITDTEDKKQKAVCMERYRRRDDEDYRQSSDIDIEREDECGICMDMNTKIVLPNCNHAMCLKCYREWRTISQSCPFCRDSLKRVNSGDLWVFTDRRDVVDMATVTRENLRRLFMYIDKLPLIVPDSLFDAYDSHIR, encoded by the exons ATGTACGTAGCTTCCATGCGTAAGTCTTTCAAGGACTCCTTGAAAGTCCTTGAAGCTGACATCCAGCACGCCAACACCCT GGCGTCAGATTTTCCAAGGGAATATGATGGTGCGTGCCTTCAGATGAGAATGTCATACAGTCCGGCAGCGCACTTGTTTCTTTTTCTGGTGCAATGGACAGATTGTCATCTTGCTGGAGCCCTTGGACTGTTAAGAATCCTAATTTACAAG GTCTATGTGGATGGGACAACCACCATGTCTACACATGAAAGAAAAGCAAGTATTAGAGAATTCTATG CGGTCATTTATCCCTCTTTATTGCAACTTCAGAAAGGTATCACTGACACTGAGGATAAGAAGCAAAAGGCTGTATGCATGGAGAGGTATCGCAGAAGAGATGATGAGGATTATAGACAGTCTTCGGACATAGACATTGAAAGAGAAGATGAATGTGGAATATGCATGGACATGAATACTAAGATTGTGTTACCCAACTGCAACCATGCCATGTGCCTGAAATGTTACCGAGAATG GCGAACTATATCACAATCATGCCCATTTTGCCGTGACAGTCTGAAGAGAGTGAACTCAGGTGATCTGTGGGTATTCACTGATAGGAGGGATGTGGTAGACATGGCAACAGTGACAAGGGAGAATCTGAGAAGGCTTTTCATGTACATAGATAAGTTGCCTTTGATTGTTCCAGACTCCCTTTTTGATGCTTATGACTCTCACATACGGTAA
- the LOC108323187 gene encoding E3 ubiquitin-protein ligase AIRP2 isoform X4 yields the protein MRMSYSPAAHLFLFLVQWTDCHLAGALGLLRILIYKVYVDGTTTMSTHERKASIREFYAVIYPSLLQLQKGITDTEDKKQKAVCMERYRRRDDEDYRQSSDIDIEREDECGICMDMNTKIVLPNCNHAMCLKCYREWRTISQSCPFCRDSLKRVNSGDLWVFTDRRDVVDMATVTRENLRRLFMYIDKLPLIVPDSLFDAYDSHIR from the exons ATGAGAATGTCATACAGTCCGGCAGCGCACTTGTTTCTTTTTCTGGTGCAATGGACAGATTGTCATCTTGCTGGAGCCCTTGGACTGTTAAGAATCCTAATTTACAAG GTCTATGTGGATGGGACAACCACCATGTCTACACATGAAAGAAAAGCAAGTATTAGAGAATTCTATG CGGTCATTTATCCCTCTTTATTGCAACTTCAGAAAGGTATCACTGACACTGAGGATAAGAAGCAAAAGGCTGTATGCATGGAGAGGTATCGCAGAAGAGATGATGAGGATTATAGACAGTCTTCGGACATAGACATTGAAAGAGAAGATGAATGTGGAATATGCATGGACATGAATACTAAGATTGTGTTACCCAACTGCAACCATGCCATGTGCCTGAAATGTTACCGAGAATG GCGAACTATATCACAATCATGCCCATTTTGCCGTGACAGTCTGAAGAGAGTGAACTCAGGTGATCTGTGGGTATTCACTGATAGGAGGGATGTGGTAGACATGGCAACAGTGACAAGGGAGAATCTGAGAAGGCTTTTCATGTACATAGATAAGTTGCCTTTGATTGTTCCAGACTCCCTTTTTGATGCTTATGACTCTCACATACGGTAA